The window atttggTGTTTTGCCATCACCCGCACACGTCGTTTGCTATATATATggagtgtatatatataatacatatatatatatatgctgaTACCTAATGCCATATGCAATATGCATATGACAAGGTCAAATGCAAGGTTATGCCAAAGAGAACGCCAGTTACAACTTGAATGCTAAATGAATCAATGAAATTTGGCACTAAATTGTGATTAAAAGGCTCTTCAAAATGTCAGTTGAAAGTGAGTAAAAAACACAAGCgagttttgttttaaaattttcaaaaattatgcaTTATATTGTATTATAATGTTttacgttttgtttttttttctttttagtttttgtttctttttttttgctttgaattagttttgtttttttctttttgtttttgttgtcgtttAGTTAGAGTTTAAATAgcataattaattaattataggtgttgttgttggtttttgttctattgtaagttaatttttaatacaattcatttagttgtaaattattgtaaattttaggactaatataagaaatttataTGTTCATAGATtatatgaatatacatataatataattatataattgttgtaaatacaattaaatatttaactattTAATTACAGAAGAAAGTGctgtttatttcatttttgttttggaaaaTTACTAAATGTTAAAATCCGATACATTTTCGAAGCACTTTTTCACGATTGTTTtgtccatatttatatatatgtgtgcaTATATGTAGAAATCTATATATAATTGTGATTAGGGGAATACATAAGTTgaataaatgtttataaattttcaattttggaATAtgcaattgtttgtttgttggtttttttttttttgttttttgacacaaaaatttttggaaaacaCTTTCGATCTTTTAACGAAGACATTATTTTTCATAGTTTCTTTGTCTAGcgttattatttaattattttgacTAATTTCTTTAACGAAAGTTTTTGggagaaagaaaattaaacCAAGGCATAAACTAAGCGCACTTTGCATTATTCATTCTCATTAACATCAACATCATTCATCAATTATTCACTCATTCATTCATCAACATGTTCATTGTTTGCATCACACGCCTTAAACTCAAATATATAACACTTaacatatacaaaaattattgATTAAACTTAACACGTTTAAGAATTTAATTCAGgctaaacaaaatattattgccagacgaaaaaaaaaaaacagaaacctATATTATAATCATAATAACTATAACATGCGCACAGAAGAAACAAAAGAGAACAGAAACTTAaactattatatatttattactcTTTACATTAGTTGTTAATGCacacaaaatacaaattagTAAATGTGATTTGCcagttgtttgttgttgttgttgttgttggttatggtttcaaataaatattagtttggtttgtttttttttgttttagttatcCCGCCCGTTGATTtagttgtgtttttgttttttctgtttgcatCGTTAGTCTAAACACTAGGAGTTATTCTCACAGTCATCGGATTTGTGCTAAGTGCCCAAGTTACTTAATAGATCGGCACAGTTATTGACCATCATAAGATAGTCACCATTGTCAAGATTTCCAGCGGCCGTGGCCAATTGCTCATGATTGCTGCCGCCACCAGATActcctcctactcctcctcctcctcctgcaACGGCACCATTGTTAACTCTGTCAATTTGTCTGCAATTAGGagaattcatttattattagttattaattatttatcgCATTTCTATTAGctatttcatttcaaaactCACCTATTTGGTGCTACGCTGCTCAACATATTCCTGGACATAATTAAAGCATTCTCCAGTTCCTTTACCAACAAGGGATTCTTCACCCTCGAATGCAATTGTACAATTGCCTGCGTGGTTGAATAGAGTTTCATGCATAGATTCTTGACATCGGCTTCAGCTGGAGAGGATCGGGATGAAAATAAAGAAGTTTAGAAGTTGtccattttgaaattttcaagatTTTCCCGTTCACTTACAATCTACACCTTCGTAATCCTCTGTTGATCCAATAGCTCCACGTTGTCTTGTCACATTGTTGGGGCTATTGCTATTGATCAATTTAGATTTGTGATCAAAGGCCAAATTTCTAGGTCTCGGGGGTACAATGGGCTTATTATTAGCCGTACTATTTGGAGTCTCTTCCGAACTGGAATCGTCTTGTAAGGGGACAGCTAAGAGTGGTGAATTTTACACATATAATTTCAGTGAGTTAGTTAGTTGAATGTAAGTAAGTAATTACCATTACTAAAGTTAGATGTCTTGCGGCGATTGTTATTGACATTGTTGATTTTGCTGCTATATTGTCGATTGGCAGCTACAAGAAAATGGATTTCATGGATTAAATGTCTATGGAAATTATGAAGTCGAAACTTACCAATGGGTCCATTGCTTCTGCCTTGTCCATTGCTGGCGCTACGCAAACGATTGCTATCCTCGGAGTCGCTCTACGGAATGGACAATCTCTCATTAAATTGTCGAAACTTTTTAATATGAGCTACTTACACCCTGATTAAGGACATTCATGGAATTGCTGGAAGCACCTAGACCTGTTTTACCCTGCAAACTATTTCGTTTGCTGGCGGATCTAGTGACATTGCCGTTGCGATGCTGTGCCTGAGGCTTCTGTGGAGTTCCATTTGTTTTGCTTGCTAAAAACCAAAAGGAAATTATGAGAATTCAAAAGGGTTTAATGGGTTAATGGTCGCTTACGCTTGCCAAAGTTGCCCATATGCAGATCACTTAGGGAGCATGCTCGACGTATGGAAGACGATTCCTCAATGGGCATGGGATTAAGCGTTTTGGGATTACCTGGAAAATTGTTAAATCGGAATGGACTATTAGTAAAGGATTGGGGATAAAACAATCAATATCTAAGTGCGATATAATACGAATGATTGAATCGAGTGTCTTGAAAATCAAAGTATACGAAAATTAAAAGACAACTTAATtgattgaattaaattttttttcttgggtgctgcataaaaatgaaagTGGAAACTGAAGAGGCGATGttacaacaaacaacaaccaagGCAGAATCAGGTATCAAACCTTCAACGTCCAACATATCCTCATCCTCGAGAGTGTTTTCTTCATTCTCCtcctcgtcatcatcatcatcatcatcgtcgtcgtcggctACAACTTCTTTGGCCAGTTCCACATCATCATGAGGATGATAGGTAAAATCGGCGCTCTCCAAGACATCGGGCAAACTGCAATTGCGTCGTATGTTTCTCGCATAGGCACACAAATCTGCATCACTGGTGGACAACTGCTCATCCTcaagttgctgttgctgctgctcttgcCCATTCTTGGCCAACATATCAAAATTCATGGTCAGACTCTTGACATAACCCTTCTCCTTGGAATTGCAATTGAAGGGACGCAAGCGTGTCTCGGTGGCCATGCGAATCTGCTCCATTTTGCGCTCCTCCATGGCAATTAATTTCTCAATTATATCAATCTTCTTGGCTATATTATGACACTGATGACTCGTCGAGTGCGATCCCCCCCGCTCTTTGTTGTTATCCATATTCTTGCGATATTTTTCTCGCTCTTGCTGTATCTCATCGACCACTGCCTGGAGTTGTGGTTTCGTGTACAATTTGAGGGATTGCATATGCTCCAGATTTTCGGGGGCATTTCCGTTCTCAGCGAAATACATTTCAAAGCTACGTTCCCCGTAATCACTGCCCACTTCAAGCTGCTTGGATTCCTCCTCCTTCAACCGCTTGGCCTCCTGCTGCCTTTTGGCACTGGGCGTATACTTAATCTGAGAGACGGTATTGAAGCGCACACTGATCTTTGGACGGCCACGCTGACGCATGCTAGTTGCTCGACGGCTACTCTCACTGGTATCGAAGCGGGAGACTTTCTTCAGACAACTCTGTGTGGCCAGGGCTCCACTGCTGACACTACTCCTCATGGCCGGACGACGTTGTTGATACTCCCGTTGCTTCTCCCTCTCGAATTTCTGAAGATTGTGCTCGAATTGCTGGACCACACTGGCGGTTCTCGACTGGCAATTCTTTTGCTGTTTGTTCTGCTCCAAACAAGAGAGTGTACTCATTAGGTTTTGCGGCTTGGCAGGCACTGGAGGCTTGGGTTTTAGTGGCTTCCGCACAAAGAGATGTTCTCCTCCCCCAGCTCCGCCTCCGCCACGCAGCGATGGATTCTGCATGGGATTGGAGTTGCGTTGATGACGCTGTTGAGCAAAGTCTGTGCTCAGAGACTTATTGACACCTGAAGTGTATTGCTTATTCTTGGACCTCATGGTGGGAATATGCTCCATGGCCTGAGGTCCTACGGGTCCTGCTATCCTCGGATAGGTTTTTGAATTGGGCAACGGTTTCAATGGCTCCAAATTGTAGCCCGTCACATCGAAGCTATCGTAtgtggctgctgctgatgcCGTCGCCGTGGCCTGTCGCATGTAGTAATCGAAGCTGCCGTAAGCATTGGGACTATTGCCATAGGATTTGGACACGGGTCCATGGATGATGAAATTGCGTATGCCTGCATGTCGCTGCATGGCATGAGGAATGGGTCTCTGGTCGAGAATGGCCTGCTCCAAGGGGGCACTCTTGCAATCGCTTTCATCCGAGAGGACACTCTCCAAGCTATTGCAATAGCTGCCGCCATCGGATAGCAGGGATTCCTGACTTTGCTCATACGGCATTTGGCCGGAGCTGCTCAAAAAGAAACTGGCACTCGAATGTCGCTGCGTTTCCAGAAACCGTGCCTCATCTAAACGCCGTTGGCTGGCAGCAAATTGCTCGGGTTGCAGTATATCCGACAGAGAAACCTTTCGTTCACACTGATAGATCTCTCTGTAGACATAGTACTGGGTACGTCCACCTACCCGAGGTGGTGTAGCTGTGGGCGTCGATTCGCCGGTGGAACCCAGGCCCCTCAGATTTGCCGGCACGGAGCAGGATGAGGGGAATGGTGTTGGTATGTCATCCATATCTCCATATTTCCTTGTTATCTCATCGATCATCTTCTCGGTATCGGCATGAATCATGTCCAGTATGGTTCTGGCGTCATCGGCGTAGACGGAATGCCGTTTGGGCTCTGCAACAACTCCACTTCTGTCCGTCTCCGCTGACCATTCAACTTCCTCATGCACTGGCGATACTGGACAGGACTTGTAATGCTTCAGAATACTCGGCGTTCGACGATTATTTCCACCAGGATTGCGTTTCACCCCCAAACGAGGAGCTGTCTGTGTCGTGCGAGCACAATTCGTTCCACCGAAAGGAACTCCAGGAGGCGGATGTATCTGATGCACACCCACATGATGTGGATAGGGTGGATAGTGTTGTTGCACTTGCCGCATCGTTTGGAAATTCTGTTGCAGTTTCGATTTGGGGGCGGCACAATTGAAGAATTGCTGGGAACACGAACCATACCCTGCTGGAGCAACAGGAGCTGTAGCTGGCGGAGGTTTAGGTGGAGGTGGAGTGGGTTGCTCTATGGTGGGGCTAATATACTGCGAACTTTCATGGGAAGCAACAACTGATTGGGTTAGTAATACAATTCGAATTGGGGGAAAATACAATCAAgtaatacaaaatatttgttttggtttACCACAATTGAGCGCAAAGGACAGCAAtaaagagatagatagatatatatatatagcaaaCAACTGGATagattttcaaaatttcaaatattagCCTACAAAGGGTAACCAAACTATATTTAATTGTGGTCTTTTAGCTTTCGATTCCTCACCTGGTTTTGTGTAACGTCCTGGGCCGCCAACTGTTGTCCTGGAATTATCCAAGTTGCCAGCTAAACTCAAGTCCGATATGCTGCGACTGCCCCGCAGGGGTCTATGTCCGACCTGTGGAATCAACAAATCAAAAGTTAAGTTAAAGTTTAGACAAAGCTCCTCAAATTAGTTGCATTTTCAAAGCATTTTGCTTATGCGGGGAGGGGGTTAAACTAAATGCCACACAAGCTTTCCCGCGGGGGGCGAAAGGGTTATCTTGTCAAGCAAGTTTTATGCTGCATGTTGTTAGTGTATGCTGATTGTCGTTGTTCAAAtggttgttttatttttagactTGTTTGTGATGCCTTTGCCAATGCTTAGGAAATCTGACTACTCCTATAGGCAGATCCACCCAACAAGCATCGGTGGTTCAGTGGTAGAATGCTCGCCTGCCACGCGGGCGGCCCGGGTTCGATTCCCGGCCGATGCATAagtatctttttttttgattctgTTTTTCTACTATAGTTGGACTTCAATTccaataaattattaaattcaTGTAAGTGAACGTTTTTTGatagaatatttaaataatttcaactattttaaacaatataaaacGTTACTTCAAGAGTCtataaagatttttttaagaaaattatttaaactcATTATTTCACTGAAAGCTTATAGAATGTTTGTAATAGAGACCTGCACGAGTACATTCGAAACGGAAAACGAAATCCCTCTACACTGAGGCAAATGAGTGTATTCGTGCAGGACTCTAGTTTGTAAAATATCAGACAAATTTAAATAGAGAGCTTTACAAtttcttaaataaaaattgatttaaattgtaaattgaCCAATGAAAAGTTGTATAATTTGTCTAGAGTTATTTTATCTGTGATATTTTCTCTTCGAAAtcgaaataaaaagaattcgATGAATCTTTAAAAATATCCTAAGATTGCATAGAATAGATTCTGATTTATATCTCTCTTTATATTcctaaaatttataaatttttgtaacttttgCCTAAAAAAATTATCTTGAGTTAAGCAAAAACTAAGCAAAGTCATCCTTGTTATATAGGAACTAGTGAAAAAGTTTTTAGCATTATGtttaaaaaagttatttttaaggagatttatttcttttggtATCAGAGAAAATTTAatcttttaaatattaatattatttatgttATTTGGCGTAAATGAAAATTATCCTAACGATATTTTTTTCGCTATGATTTCTATCAGTTTTGATTTAAATGAGTTTTAAATACCATCAAGTTAAGTTCTCATAATGTAGGAAGCAAACCTGAAGATGATTTGTGTGTTAGATCGTCATAGAATGTGAGTGTATCATGATGGAAAGAGTCCTTGACACTGTCTTTAAAGTTAGTATTAACGGTCTAAATAACTTTCCATGAACTAGCAACTTATACGTTAATGTTAGTCTGAAGCTGAGTGTGTCAATGCGGTTAGAGAGATAGCCGCTTTGG is drawn from Drosophila willistoni isolate 14030-0811.24 chromosome 2R unlocalized genomic scaffold, UCI_dwil_1.1 Seg167, whole genome shotgun sequence and contains these coding sequences:
- the LOC6642045 gene encoding uncharacterized protein LOC6642045 isoform X1 — protein: MDAPDGRIIRAPARRKRNDEQLMDRIKLKKVLGLTVCSNAALDVSPISGLLAYPAGCTVVLFNAKRHTQAYLVNTSRKAFTSVAFSRCGRYVATGECGINPAIKVWELEAPNGNLEHCTGGNVIAEFVDHKYAVTCVAFSPTGKYLVSVGSQHDMIVNVFDWRANLKMASNKISSKVAAVCFSEDGSYFVTVGNRHVKYWYLEGGRKYKDPIPLMGRSAILGDLRDNDFCAVACGKGICSESTYAITRQGHLVEFSSRRLLDKWVQCRTSNANCICVNERFILVGCAESIIRIFNAATLEYVTTLPRTHYLGVDVAQGIQINHIMSVPQQAKFPDCIAMVFDEQRSKVSCVYNDHSLYIWDLRDISRVGKSHSFLYHSTCIWGVETVPYNLERELSHTLPEDCFVTCSSDDTIRVWGLDGCANNEIYRKNIYSKDLLKIIYSDEELQFIKDQGSSLFDKTGNSTYDGRNGVRCIKISPELQHLASGDRCGNIRVYSLVNLKLLTTIEAHESEVLCLEYSNDKIERNLLASASRDRLIHVFDVAQDYLLLQTLDDHSSSITSIKFVGAGLNFQMISCGADKSIMFRSFQGNIFMRGTNTSGKTTLYDMEVDSNAKHILTACQDRNVRVYGTQNAKQTKTFKGSHSDEGSLIKLSLDPSGIYVATSCTDKTLAVYDYYSSECMARMYGHSELVTGLKFTNDCRHLISASGDGCIFIWQVPHDMIVTMQARMSQQRLRSGHAPLQRPMSAISPPEGVETPTSELESQPPKFVVSDRLSDVGQLPQWAMRKAAAGGESDSGALSIPTPSVGSSVPALHAASSMGNLSSSPSQQFAPRARGRWAQRSSQLEADDLRSNSESPLGTVSSVGGHSAVNVQTSDYNSASSKDIMYNQTYLSEDSSIDSGMETRRELKFIGSSNNGTVTTLVTASASSSSNGAMTNAAQQQQRLPLPLADKRKPGLRFDTPHTHDHDGDVEDISDGERTSSDHGMFYNNMAPSTPTDFKVTAMNEDELRKSVRRQKFEKSGLQLPPVGGSSGNGSTHTASTGTGTGTSDTEDEGSTPSADNAERSLASTLGGSSENLPQTANSFLHAALPEGPGTTPMERGTSSRRSISAKHNATENGKGGVAAPPTITKSYTSTKKEELLQVINKVKQQLENGTTKLSAIAEVGHRPLRGSRSISDLSLAGNLDNSRTTVGGPGRYTKPVVASHESSQYISPTIEQPTPPPPKPPPATAPVAPAGYGSCSQQFFNCAAPKSKLQQNFQTMRQVQQHYPPYPHHVGVHQIHPPPGVPFGGTNCARTTQTAPRLGVKRNPGGNNRRTPSILKHYKSCPVSPVHEEVEWSAETDRSGVVAEPKRHSVYADDARTILDMIHADTEKMIDEITRKYGDMDDIPTPFPSSCSVPANLRGLGSTGESTPTATPPRVGGRTQYYVYREIYQCERKVSLSDILQPEQFAASQRRLDEARFLETQRHSSASFFLSSSGQMPYEQSQESLLSDGGSYCNSLESVLSDESDCKSAPLEQAILDQRPIPHAMQRHAGIRNFIIHGPVSKSYGNSPNAYGSFDYYMRQATATASAAATYDSFDVTGYNLEPLKPLPNSKTYPRIAGPVGPQAMEHIPTMRSKNKQYTSGVNKSLSTDFAQQRHQRNSNPMQNPSLRGGGGAGGGEHLFVRKPLKPKPPVPAKPQNLMSTLSCLEQNKQQKNCQSRTASVVQQFEHNLQKFEREKQREYQQRRPAMRSSVSSGALATQSCLKKVSRFDTSESSRRATSMRQRGRPKISVRFNTVSQIKYTPSAKRQQEAKRLKEEESKQLEVGSDYGERSFEMYFAENGNAPENLEHMQSLKLYTKPQLQAVVDEIQQEREKYRKNMDNNKERGGSHSTSHQCHNIAKKIDIIEKLIAMEERKMEQIRMATETRLRPFNCNSKEKGYVKSLTMNFDMLAKNGQEQQQQQLEDEQLSTSDADLCAYARNIRRNCSLPDVLESADFTYHPHDDVELAKEVVADDDDDDDDDDEEENEENTLEDEDMLDVEGNPKTLNPMPIEESSSIRRACSLSDLHMGNFGKPSKTNGTPQKPQAQHRNGNVTRSASKRNSLQGKTGLGASSNSMNVLNQGSDSEDSNRLRSASNGQGRSNGPIAANRQYSSKINNVNNNRRKTSNFSNAVPLQDDSSSEETPNSTANNKPIVPPRPRNLAFDHKSKLINSNSPNNVTRQRGAIGSTEDYEGVDSEADVKNLCMKLYSTTQAIVQLHSRVKNPLLVKELENALIMSRNMLSSVAPNRQIDRVNNGAVAGGGGGVGGVSGGGSNHEQLATAAGNLDNGDYLMMVNNCADLLSNLGT